A single window of Achromobacter xylosoxidans DNA harbors:
- the tagF gene encoding type VI secretion system-associated protein TagF yields MSNLQSPLFRTAYFGKIPARGDFVKNTSHPQLMSTLDGWVASTMELLAQDPHWKTLYDEAEPMPFAILGSRGKLAIAGHLQPSRDQSGRRFPFLSATSVEVQRPLAFIARSPMAFSRLWNRMSGAAALLMTDADPGPALQTLNELEGEIRTEADDGFDAFVDLQSVERLQTMLRGNGHAANVHDIILALGILLEPVMSSGSSQLDRGLALPLPDDPLYINLVASYWMTLIAPFLARADFEITVFIGRIGGKHRLVAGFRGASPQTLASLLSTPQAFAEQHIVLEDAPWVRDHVSASHGLAKLSSYLDQPRLSLRMALDTYLEVFTGA; encoded by the coding sequence ATGAGCAACTTGCAGTCCCCCCTGTTCCGCACGGCCTACTTCGGCAAGATCCCGGCCCGCGGCGACTTCGTCAAGAACACCTCGCATCCGCAGCTGATGAGCACGCTGGACGGCTGGGTCGCCAGCACCATGGAGCTGCTGGCCCAGGACCCGCACTGGAAAACGCTGTACGACGAGGCCGAGCCGATGCCGTTCGCCATTCTCGGCTCGCGCGGCAAGCTGGCCATCGCCGGCCACCTGCAACCCAGCCGCGACCAGTCGGGCCGGCGCTTTCCGTTCCTGTCGGCGACCTCGGTCGAAGTGCAGCGGCCGCTGGCCTTCATCGCGCGCAGCCCGATGGCCTTCAGCCGGCTGTGGAACCGCATGAGCGGCGCCGCCGCGCTGCTGATGACCGACGCCGACCCCGGCCCGGCGCTGCAGACGCTGAACGAACTCGAAGGCGAGATCCGCACCGAGGCCGACGACGGTTTCGATGCCTTCGTCGACCTGCAAAGCGTCGAGCGGCTGCAAACCATGCTGCGCGGCAATGGCCACGCGGCCAACGTCCACGACATCATCCTGGCGCTGGGCATCCTGCTCGAACCGGTCATGTCCAGCGGCTCGTCGCAGCTCGATCGCGGGCTGGCGCTGCCGCTGCCGGACGATCCGCTCTATATCAACCTGGTGGCCTCGTACTGGATGACGCTGATCGCGCCGTTCCTGGCGCGCGCGGATTTCGAGATCACCGTGTTCATCGGCCGCATCGGCGGCAAGCATCGCCTGGTGGCGGGCTTTCGCGGCGCCTCGCCGCAGACGCTGGCCAGCCTGCTGTCCACGCCGCAGGCCTTCGCCGAGCAGCACATCGTGCTGGAAGACGCGCCCTGGGTGCGCGACCACGTGTCGGCCAGCCACGGCCTGGCCAAGCTTTCCAGCTACCTGGACCAACCCCGGCTGTCCCTGCGCATGGCGCTCGACACCTATCTCGAAGTCTTCACCGGAGCCTGA